The region gtttctATTCGAAAAGTATTTACTTACAAGGCTATGTACAAGCTTATTTACACACGGTGGTAAAACAGCATTTGTCAGTTTTGTTATTTAACAACTCACATTACACGTAGAACATACAGCTGTAAGTTATAAAAAGCCACTTATTTTGTTCATACTTTTAATTCTCAAACTTGTTGAAGTTAGAAGAACTGTGGTTTCGATGATTTTGCCTGTCTCTCAGCAAGtcaattaaaggtgctctaagcaatgtcacgcgtGTAACCCCCGAACTCCACATGATGTGTGTCAGCTCCGTGCTCTGCCATCCGTAAACACCCACCAGATCCgtatttgttgcggaacggctgcggccatgactgacagaaGTCGTCTCGAGGACGCATGAAATCTCGtagaataaaaccacaaaacaaccAGCAGTTAGTTTCCATCCAGAGTAGAGGGGGAACAGCTCTGTGCTtctttcaaggtgtagtgcagggagataTGAGCCGCTGTGAGcatggggtgttttattttgaaaattaacagcatgttttatttgcttctACACAGtcttccagccaataaccaacaagcaggatttgggggagggggtgggggctgGGGGTTAGTGCACAGAGCATAGAACGGAGGGGGAGGGGActggatgaggaggagagaggggcgagctagccccattttgtttgaaaatatgttgAACGGCAACGAGAAGTAATGTTACTTGTtacaacatcgcttagagcacctttattatttttttagtccgttggtcatttattttatgctgattgattaaatcaattaattattatgaattaaaaacacatctctggtaaacacaagatttaaagtggcAATTTCGCATGATTCTTTGTGgagaacacaaatacacacacacacacattcagtctgAGTCGCTACTGCTGCTGGAGGAATCTGTCGACATTGCCTCCACGTCGTCCTCGTTCTCCTTATTGTGTCCTGGAGGCTCCAGGCCAAAGTCGTTTCCATGGTGAGGAGGCAGCATCCCTATGGAGACGTCCGAGGACTGCCAGGGGTAGTGAGGCGTCAGGACGtctgaaagaagagacagaggtTGGTCTGTGGATTCAAAGATCACACACacgaacaccccccccccccccccccccccccccccccccccccccccccccccccccccccccccccccccccgtgggTATGTCCTATTCTTCCTGGACACAGTGAGACATCTGCAGCACGAGAAGCTGatcctctccttgatttcatgttgtttacgGAGAAGAAAACCAGGAAATGAGAATACATAGCCATAGTGTGGATTTAACGCAGAATTATAAATTGGCCTTCGAAAAACTTGTACTTTGGAAAACTTTGACTGGTTTGGGCGGTATCACATCGTCCCTCAAAGAAAATAAGACAATTTTAAAGTGAAATCAACTAAATGTCCGTTCGCAAAATAATACACTGATAAGAAGAGACAACTTGATTTAAAAAGGAGGAAAGACTTCCTTTAaaaagatgcagtaggtaaCAATTATAAAACTAAGTTCCTGTCATATCTGCTGAAATTGAGCCTTTGTtccagtagaactacatgaagcaggtcgGCTCCTCTGGTGCAACTTACAGCCTGAAGTGGGATCTGCAAAAATCcaccgctccctgttcagatgcaccaatcagggccaggggACGTGTCCACCGCTCCCCTGTTCAGATGCCCCGTTCTAGGCCAGGGGACATGTCCACCCCTCCCCTGCTCAGATGCACCAATAACGGCCAGAGGGGGTGGAGTATAACTGCGTGGCagtcactgctcatgcacacgcaTTCATTCTCCTtcatggggggaggggcttgGAGTGTTATGGGCTTTAGCGGAAAGTGGGGGAGGGACTGAAAAGGTGTTGATGTTAAAAATGTTGGGCCAAGTCCTGGATCTTGACATTTAAAgcgctcatattctgctcattttcaggttcataactgtattttgaggttgtaccaaaataggtttccatggtttcattttcaaaaaacaccatatttttgttgtgctgcacattgctgcagatcccgTTTTCACCCGTTGTTTAGTAGGGCTGAAAAAAGTCTGATTGGCCGATTTTTTGCagtgttaatttcatcaggtggaagcatagaccattacagtctatgggtggaaagcacttattgctaatgggggtgttttcagagcaaccctgtttcacaggtaacagtctgtctttagaacaccccccctgttttcacttttttggattagcccaacccacagGGTTTCCAATCAgggattgaagaaagaactagaaagccttgttttagtggtttgctgaatatttatttaattgtgagtttttaatttacagtcagtcctcctctaccatgtcgaagacatcggcggtgtggcagcattttacaaaagaaaaaaaaacggaaaaaagttgaatgcaaagtttgcaagcaacagtttgcgtatcgcagctcgactacaacgatggcatatcacctaaaaacgttaagctaacttttctgcgttaggttgccttgtctgttttgagtaggctatatgaacatatcagaattggcctatttcatagtctaatgaTAACTGccggcgcacccacccgcaacGACGGtagctgttgtggagggctgaggttttaagaacttgttaatatacagcgccagcccGTCACGCCCCACCACACTTCCTGCAcagctgatgcagcgctgtcagagccaaCAGACGAGTtgcattttagtgcaaaataattaggtcaaaaacgatttgatatactgcaaatagcctacaatgacaagtactgcgggacagtacagttaattaatctttcGTGGTTTTTTTCCCCGCCCCCCTCCCCGTCGATTTGTAGTCAGATTTCATGACTTTAGTCGACCAATAtcttctttggttgattacagccctagaaatcatatttaaaactaaataaaatacactgacCCGGCAACCTCCCAGCAGCCAGAGCGTCCCCGGGCAGATGTCCGTTCACACCATTGGTCGGCAGGTTGGCCATGTGACCCAGCATCCCACTGCGCATTTCCAGGTCAGTTGGGTAAGGTCTGCGTGGATCCCCtgagaaaaaacaagatggtTAGATTAGAGTTGAGTCTCATTGTCTTAAATCAGGAACCACAGCGCAACACAAACAGTATTTTTCCCATGAGGACAAACACCACAAAACAGTTGTGTCAGGAGAAATGTTTATTCTACCAGGTCAGGGCCATAGCCTATCCAAAGAGACAAGATGTTCTTTTTTAGCTAAGATAGAATGACCAGTAAAGAAACTTGTCACACAAAGGCCAGATTCAGAAAGACGTAACAGCTCCAACGTGTCTGCCTGGGAAGATTAATTGTTATACTAAGATTAGGTTTTCCAAACAAGGTATTCTTTTCCCTTGGGGATGGGCTATAAGGTAGGAGACTACTGTTGTAAGGTTGCAAGACACttgtcactctgtagctgatGTGTGCATtgtgaaaactgtttttgtcatttgattgttctctgcagaaaacaattaatcCTTCACCGAAGACCATACCTCGATATAGTTTGCAGCACAGTCTCAGATACagtcttttttctgtttcaacagAGTCTCACTTCCACGACAAACTTGGTGTCACAAACAGGATCCCAAGGAGAAATGTGAGAATCAGTGGAGAAACTTGGGACGATTCGTCCTGGAGTGTGACCAGTTGACTGACTGGACTGACTCCTAATAGGTAGTAGTAGTGATCTATGACCAGCGATTCCAACGTATCCGAGTCTGGAGAGAGACTGGATTAGTATCTGATCTGTTGTCCCGTCTGTTGCCGATTTTTAAAATGGAAGCATAGCACCATATCCCGCATCCTTGTTGTTTTCCCACCTTTTCCACGTCTTATTCCACTCCCGTTGATTTCTGTGCGTTTGGATTTCCGTCCCTATCCCGTTACCAACAGTGAAATGTATTCCTGTACCAAGGAACTCCCGCAGGAATACCGTGACCCCAAAAAATTGTATCCCTCTAGCTAGAGGACCCCCCCTCTGAGGTTCCTACCTGGGACCCAGTTGAGCGGCGCACACACGGCGTTACTGGCGCTGATCCTGTGAGCGTACTTGATGATTTCCTCTGAAGAGATGCTCCCTACAGACAAGAAGTCAACAAGCCgtcagacacaaaacaacagcgGACACCCCCAGCTTTCATCAGACTGTGTGTTCGCTCACCTTTCCTAGCTTTGTCGATGgatttgagtttttcttttgccTGGTAAACAGCGGTGGccttaaaaacagaaattagacTCCATTAATATCAGTTGTTCCTAAACCTTTTTTGAACCCTCTTCTATCACTGAGTAAACGGACACACTGGTGTAGTCTAGGTGGACACAGGTATACGCAGTATACTCACTAGGAAAATTCAAGGATTTCCATACACTGTATTTTCcaaattttaaatcaaactctCTCATAGTTTGGCTGGTCCTGCAACTTAGTCAGGTGACTAGTAGGTTAGTGAACGCAACTTACTTGAGTTCGTTAAGTGTGACGTGAGCTGGAGGCTGCTGAACTTGGGCAAGAGACGCAACCCATGGCCAGAATCTCATACCTCATTAAACTGCAGCTtggtgacaatacagacatatCATAAACACAACGTGAGTAATGCCACTGACCTGCCATATGACCCATGCTGGACCCATTCTTAATGAGTCAGCTGTCACTGAGTAGCATACGCTTCAGTTTGGAGgatttatttttgcttaaaatcATTAACATAATATATATGATTGCATGGTAAAAAGGTGAAATTGTGCCGTTAATGGTGACGCGACAAAACATTTTGGGGCacctaaataaaatgaattaggCGCATCAGTGCAACCAAGGAACAAAGTTAGTCTGGAGCCTTTGTCTACACCAGCGTGgatggagaaagaaacaaagcagCACCCACCAGGATGTGTTCGGCCTCCTTGAGCTGTTTCTGCAGCTGCTGGATGTCGCTGTCTCTCTTCTCCACCTCCTTCTCCAGCAGCTGCATCTCCTGGTGCACCTCACCCTGCTGCTGAGCCGTCTCCATCAATTCCTGGAACTCCATGTCCCTCTGCACCAGCAGCTCCAGGATCTGTATTTATAGTTCATTACAATATTTTCCGGACTATAAGTCCTACTTTTTATCCATAGTTTGGCAGGTCCTGCCACTTATAGTTAAGTgcgactatatatatatagagtatatatataaattaagaGCTGGGCAGAGATTAAAAGTTTCATCCGTGATTAAAAGTTTTGATTGCgataatttccctgattaatgcgattaatagcaaaattaaataatgaattcaaaagtagtgtatttAGTCtaattttttataatgttctgccatatgaacgaATGTgctgtaacctttttttttgcaaaaacttaccagcacatacatacacacacacacacacacacacacacacacacacatatatatatacatatatatacatatatacacatatacatatatatacacatatacatacatatatatacacatatacatatatatacacatatacatatacacatatatacacatatatatatacacatatatacacatatacatatatatatacacatatatacacatatatatatatatacacacatatatatatatatatacacatatatatatatatacacacatatatatatatatatacatacacacatatatatatatagatatatatacacNNNNNNNNNNNNNNNNNNNNNNNNNNNNNNNNNNNNNNNNNNNNNNNNNNNNNNNNNNNNNNNNNNNNNNNNNNNNNNNNNNNNNNNNNNNNNNNNNNNNacacacacacacacacacacacacacacacacacacacacacacacacacacacacacacacacacacacagtatgtaagtaacatgtttttaaatgttaattcataCTGAAAACATTACTATCTACAGCCACGAGAGGGCGCTCTAGGCTGGTGACAACTAAATGCTCCTCCTAAAGACGAGTGAGAAAGactgaacacaaaaaaaaggccCCCAAAAAGGAAATTCTATTCTGCAAATTACAAACTGTAGGTAGTAACATATACTGCCAAAAACAGTCATCAAGCAGCCAAAAGAAAGTTTGGACTGAGTGAGGGACTGGCAAAAAGGTTCCTCTTACCAAGGGAAGCAAATCGCGGGCCGAAAGCAAGATGGCAGAGCTTGAGGAACAAGTTGATGTCAGATGGGTGTTTGAACAACGTGCttgcttgtttatttttgttttttattaaatcaatttGAGTGCTTCCAGTGAAAGTTTACAAATTTGTCTGTGGACGAACAATAACAGGTTGAAAGGGCATGAAACAGGATTAatatcctgtgtgtctgtctccaaTGCTATTCACCTGTAACCCTctcaaggaaagggttaacagaagCGTAGTGTTTGCCAATCAGAGGAGGTTGTGCGAATTAACAGTTTTGCACTCTGCACACTGTTTCCGTTTCACAATGGACTCGTTTAACCGGACATTCACACCGCCACCAACTTGACCGTCTAaagttaccggaagtcattcattttcaatagaAGCGTCTCTCAGCTGCGAGGAGCGGCAAATCTGTTGCCGTtgtattttgggcattttgagcatgttgagcgtcaatcagaaagttTAAATTTTTCTACTTTATGGTAATGACTTATGACGCGGTCCAGCGGCAAGCAGCGGTTAACGCcagcctaaccctaaccctaacccaaaacATTCATTCTGAGGACAAGCACAAAATCGTTGTTGCTGGGTTACCCATCGTTTAtaattagagatgttccgattccgataccagtatcggaaaTGCTTCCAATACTGCCAAAAATGCTGGCATCGGTATCGGCGAGTATATGAGTACAGGCACCTAAACTATACCACATAAACAATTAGAATAAGGAATCTATTTACTGGTTAGCTCTGTTAGCTCGGACACCGTTCTTCTTCGCCGCTCTTAAAACAGTTGCGCTGCTGTTTTAGAGGGGCGAAGAAGAATTGATCACCTAACACCTCCTTAaaacaagctaacattagcgcaTCATGTTGCCATTACTTTACAGTGGATGTTCCCACCGGTAAGACTACAACATGCAACATATGCAAAGAAGCAATTTCCAGGGGTGGCACAAGTGTTGCAAATTTCAACACCAGCAAgttaattaaacatttgaagacACGTCATGCTAAAGAGCTCAATGAATTTACAAAAgctacggggggggggggggggggacgaacTGCAGCAGCAAACTCTGGAAACTGCCTTCCAGCGACGAGATAAATTCCTCAAAGACACTCAAAATGCAACAACGATAACCAACAAAGTTTTGGAGTTTATTGTACTGGAACTTCGGTACTCTGTATTGGCCAATACCCACAGCACAAGTATCGGAATCGGTATCgggaggaaaaaaatgatatctgAACATCTCTATTTATAATAAAACGTTGTTCGTACATAGGGAAagagttaacgttagctgccAGTCACATCGTCACAACGGTCCGCTCACAGTGAATCCTGCACTGGTCACTAGGTTTAGTCTGGTGGCTAATCACTTCTTCACGCCGCTACGACTCAGCGGCTAACAAGCAAGCTAATTTACAGACTCTGCCAATTAACAATACCTATAATATctataacacaaaatacaatataatttCTGGCATTACAATGTAATGTATAAAGGTTTTTAGTGTCAGTGTATTGGCCGTGGCTGCTTGTGCTTCTCCTGGTTGAACAGAGAACACCGCCACGTCAGAGCGGCCAAAGCGTCAAAAAACTTCCACGTACTTTCTGACAAGTCGGTGGCGGTAGGTACGTACGGTGAGACAAACTGTGCcttgcctgtaaagtggacaagAGCAGACGGCAGCAGCCGGGGGTGCTGACAAAAACCCACTCTCGagttggacagtttccagccaaTTCCTTCAGCTTTCAGGCTGGACATAAGCACGGTGGTCCAATTCAGATTTAAGACAATTTCATCAGTTTCatcagttgttttgattatgacagaAGAGCCTGACCTGGGTGTCTTCTCCCGGCTGCGGCAGCTTCTGAGTCCGGGACAGAGCCAACATCTCGATTAGCTCCCTGAGACAAAAACATACGCAGAGAAGAATACTCAAATAGTGTTAGCGGCTAACGTTAGAGCGTTGGACATTCAAATACCGTCAACAGCTAACGTTAGAACGCTACCACTGGACATTCAGATAACATCAACGGCTAACGTTATACCGTTTGACATTCAAATAACGTTAACGGCTAACGTTAGACCGTTGGACATTCAAATAACcggctaacgctagctaaaaGTAGCGCTGTTGAAAAAGGCTCTGACTGGCCGAATAAACTCTTCACACATGAAACAACAACCCCGTAATTCACATTATACAAGCGACTCCAAATTACAACTGCGGGACTTTCATCTTTACCGGGATAAAACCTCCAAATCATCCAACGCAGAGAGCAGCCGCTCTTTTGTTGACTTCTCTACAACTGTCGCCATGGCTGGCTCACTCTCACATCGTTTCTGCGCAAGTGAGGAAGcgaatcttcttcttcttttttgctctTTACACCAGCTGGTGCATTACTGCCCTCTCGTGGtgacaaatcaacaaaaaatatacatcacatattaaaaaaatacattagtctcaggaaggactttgttttggtggaacataatataaaatatgatatatattattttcttatttcatatttctttctctttactttctttactATCTCTGCTTTTACTTTCTTtactctttcctttctttactttttactttctttacttttactttctttactgtttactttgtttacttttactttctgtACTATCTCTGCTTTTACTTTCTTCACtctttacttttgtttactctttactttctttactctttactttctttactctttactttctttactATCTCTACATTTACTTTCTTTAGTCTTTACTATTTACTCTTTACTCTTTACTTTTTTAGCTTTCTCTGCTTTTACTTTCTTTACCCtgtactttcttttctttttaatttcttcattttctccGTTTATTTCGGGGGAAACAGCAGAGATCTGGCAACCATCCCGTGTTTCCGTTGagttttgttgccgtttgtccCGGAGCAGCTTTGACAACAGACTGATCAAGTTACCCGTAGGAAGGCAAGTCTAAACCGGAACTGGATTGTGTGttcacttcaaaataaaaaatatataattttttcaaactccaatttcaaatgacgtccctaaaaggaaactttgtcaacgtATGTGtattctaaaaataaacatttctatgttcatatcacttcaatgttattgttgcaaaatggaaaaaacGGACCAAGACAtaacatacaatatataatatatgataaaaaatcatgtgtgtgtgtgtgtctgtgtgagtgtcagcaagtgtgagcgtgtgtgttatgttgtgtgtgtgtcaatacgtgtgtgtgtgtgtgtgtgtctgtgtgtgcatgtcagtaTGTGTACGTGTCAATATTTATTTGCGTGtgtcagtttgttttgtgtgtgtgtgtgttgtgtgtgtttcagtatgtgtgtgtgagtttgtttgtgtgtgcatgtcagtacgtttgtgcgtgtgtgtaagcgtctctgtgtgtgtgtttgtgtacgtgtCAGTGTGTCTatgtaagtgtgtctgtgtgtgtgtgtgtgtgtgtcagtacgTGTGAGGAAATTGTATTGTTTCCCAGCCTAGGCCTACGTCTATTCACTTGACAACTTTCACAACAACACCACACTCCtgttatattgtatatatgtgAAAGGTTATTTTGGTTGTCTGTTGCTCTATTTTGCATGTAGGGATCATGGATTGTATAAATAAACAGTATGTATAATACATAGAGATGCAGTCTATGGGGATTTAAACAATGAACATGTGTAGCTAAATTCAAGAATAATATGATTCAATAGTAAATGAATGCAAACGGTTTGATCTGCAAGGCTTCCTCGGTGCATGTTGTGTCAGAGCAATTGAAAACGTAAAAACGTACAGGacgtaaaaacaaaatactcaaCCGAAAC is a window of Etheostoma cragini isolate CJK2018 chromosome 11, CSU_Ecrag_1.0, whole genome shotgun sequence DNA encoding:
- the med4 gene encoding mediator of RNA polymerase II transcription subunit 4 — its product is MATVVEKSTKERLLSALDDLEVLSRELIEMLALSRTQKLPQPGEDTQILELLVQRDMEFQELMETAQQQGEVHQEMQLLEKEVEKRDSDIQQLQKQLKEAEHILATAVYQAKEKLKSIDKARKGSISSEEIIKYAHRISASNAVCAPLNWVPGDPRRPYPTDLEMRSGMLGHMANLPTNGVNGHLPGDALAAGRLPDVLTPHYPWQSSDVSIGMLPPHHGNDFGLEPPGHNKENEDDVEAMSTDSSSSSSDSD